A single genomic interval of Sulfitobacter pacificus harbors:
- a CDS encoding relaxase/mobilization nuclease domain-containing protein: MADPLAFYTSVMGRLWEDERIRGQAAARIDARLAGRRQGRSFARVGSFSARNALKAASGQSRAAVFKRIRAGGCKTRASLGAQISYINDKAVYTYSTMTNALTDAAVLSEEQKEDIIEDWAGTWRGSTKLGFTSHMLLSFPTDVTVDQVRDIAMDWTEHFFESGEYGDQWDYVLAVHDDRAHKHAHIILNNRGVENGTWFSCWAEGVMSPQLMREKQAAIAERYGVILDATTRLERGIFEKPAGIEEIYCAKEEARLPREIVMTAQESAIAQAQVVGFAKDYKNLADLLDRMDQRHMARAVRGMADGLGSGTPWNFTEGEIDMKDIKTVGDAIDYSERTIEALRLKAEELDPAERAAFEAKAAPIIADLSQMVPDPELRARFGKQLEEPYPPGAGSEVLIAALQSGNDEGLRDVLERAEEVGMDSEELVARITAGGTRNYGMAQDWVERDMNALLAKDGLSVETATDDQLDAALEKVDGVMDALMERAKEMGVEIGRTLADEEEATLPLIDEDDRTPNPYLQDLADMLRDGKLTEAQEETVERTLQSELFKELGEEGLAELRRGNYEVLDAALPSKLDQITVTQEFLEMTYQETGDQVFTDRAAGLQQDKATEVARLRGQQEAQELGRDLDRDRGLDDEMEF, translated from the coding sequence ATGGCTGATCCGCTCGCCTTCTATACCTCGGTCATGGGTCGGCTCTGGGAGGATGAGCGCATCCGGGGCCAGGCCGCGGCGCGGATCGACGCGCGGCTGGCGGGGCGTCGGCAGGGGCGGAGTTTCGCGCGCGTCGGATCCTTTTCGGCGCGCAACGCGCTGAAGGCGGCCTCGGGCCAGAGCCGCGCGGCGGTGTTCAAACGGATCCGGGCCGGAGGCTGCAAGACGCGTGCTTCGCTTGGGGCGCAGATCTCCTACATCAACGACAAGGCGGTCTACACCTATTCGACGATGACCAACGCTCTGACCGATGCGGCGGTGCTTTCTGAAGAGCAGAAAGAGGACATCATCGAAGATTGGGCCGGGACCTGGCGCGGCTCGACCAAGCTCGGCTTCACCTCGCACATGCTGCTCTCCTTCCCGACCGACGTGACGGTCGATCAGGTCCGCGACATCGCGATGGACTGGACGGAGCATTTCTTCGAGAGCGGCGAATACGGCGACCAGTGGGACTATGTTCTCGCGGTCCATGACGACCGGGCGCATAAGCATGCCCACATCATCCTGAACAATCGCGGCGTCGAAAACGGCACCTGGTTTTCCTGCTGGGCCGAGGGCGTGATGTCGCCGCAGCTGATGCGCGAGAAGCAGGCTGCGATCGCGGAGCGCTACGGCGTGATCCTCGACGCCACCACCCGGCTCGAGCGGGGCATCTTCGAGAAGCCTGCCGGGATCGAGGAGATCTATTGCGCCAAGGAAGAGGCCCGCCTGCCGCGTGAGATCGTCATGACGGCCCAGGAATCCGCCATCGCGCAGGCGCAGGTGGTGGGCTTCGCCAAGGACTACAAGAACCTCGCCGACCTGTTGGACCGGATGGACCAGCGCCACATGGCGCGCGCCGTGCGCGGCATGGCGGACGGTCTTGGCTCGGGCACGCCGTGGAATTTCACCGAAGGAGAGATAGACATGAAGGACATCAAGACCGTCGGTGATGCGATCGACTATTCCGAGCGCACGATCGAGGCCCTGCGGCTCAAGGCCGAGGAACTGGACCCGGCGGAGCGGGCCGCTTTTGAAGCCAAGGCCGCGCCGATCATCGCGGACCTTTCGCAGATGGTGCCGGACCCGGAACTGCGTGCGCGCTTCGGCAAGCAGCTCGAAGAACCCTATCCGCCGGGGGCGGGCAGCGAGGTGCTGATCGCCGCGCTGCAGTCCGGCAATGACGAAGGGCTGCGCGATGTGCTCGAGCGCGCCGAGGAGGTCGGGATGGACAGCGAGGAGCTGGTAGCCCGGATCACTGCCGGCGGCACGCGGAACTACGGCATGGCGCAGGACTGGGTCGAGCGCGACATGAACGCACTGCTGGCGAAAGACGGTCTCAGCGTTGAGACCGCGACTGACGACCAGCTCGATGCTGCGCTCGAGAAGGTCGACGGGGTGATGGACGCGCTGATGGAACGCGCCAAGGAGATGGGCGTCGAGATCGGCCGCACCCTCGCGGACGAGGAGGAGGCGACGCTGCCTCTCATCGACGAGGACGACCGGACGCCCAATCCCTACCTGCAGGACCTCGCCGACATGTTGCGCGATGGCAAGCTCACCGAGGCACAGGAAGAGACGGTCGAGCGGACCCTGCAATCTGAGCTCTTCAAGGAACTGGGCGAAGAGGGCCTGGCCGAACTCCGCCGCGGCAACTATGAGGTGCTGGACGCGGCCCTGCCGAGCAAACTCGACCAGATCACCGTCACGCAGGAATTCCTCGAAATGACGTATCAAGAGACCGGCGACCAGGTCTTCACCGACCGCGCCGCCGGGTTGCAGCAGGACAAGGCGACCGAGGTCGCGCGGTTGCGCGGCCAGCAGGAGGCGCAGGAGCTGGGTCGAGATCTCGATCGGGACCGCGGTCTCGATGACGAGATGGAATTCTAA
- a CDS encoding DUF736 family protein translates to MTTNCIKFTSDDIETAKGIGSISTLTFDLDITVEPVASSNPMAPTHRVLGRSPRGKLVECGGIWKKQNKDTGSDYFTLTVRDHAFNANLGKAASQDDTSLQAIIPWGPKDAA, encoded by the coding sequence ATGACCACGAACTGCATCAAATTCACCAGCGACGATATCGAAACCGCAAAAGGTATCGGCTCAATCTCAACCCTGACTTTCGACCTCGACATCACGGTTGAACCTGTCGCCAGCTCCAACCCGATGGCCCCGACGCACCGCGTCCTTGGCCGCTCCCCTCGCGGCAAACTGGTCGAATGCGGTGGCATCTGGAAGAAGCAGAACAAAGACACCGGCTCTGATTACTTCACCCTGACGGTCCGCGATCACGCCTTCAACGCCAATCTTGGCAAGGCCGCGAGCCAGGATGACACGTCCCTGCAGGCCATCATCCCCTGGGGTCCCAAAGACGCCGCGTAA
- a CDS encoding type IV secretory system conjugative DNA transfer family protein has translation MTKTLPLWAALLFGVICGAVIGTIVAAFYLTLALKTGFQSFDMLALWKASAGTRAAHPEAFKVGFGAVGFGAVGLGALALAWTWKKERDDYGSAHWQTKAELKKNDMLQAPGKGFVCGKLGAPTSKAEFISSTTIPHVMMVAPTRAGKGVGFVIPNLLSFAGSVVVLDVKGENFEKTARLRAVNGDEVYRFSPFDWANATHRYNPLSRIAKAPTFAQRFTEVSILADLFLDKDNKQLDTFSEAGKSIFVAACLLAIQRGTPNLGEVNKIVAGGEYKNAQYKTYADEAKEDILRELWTNAASASSRLLTSNIQALMTAGLKQWDNPAVRSATQESDFDFSTFRKTPQSLYIAVSEDHIATLAPLLRLMFADLIASIRLNEPGPNEPWPVMMMIDEFQQMGAMPYLERAIHSLASYGGRVAMIAQSLASLDRIYGPEGRESLENGAGLKLYITPRDQRTVKEVSAAVGSTTREAVTRMYGRNKGILGATSTSARLEERPLLSETEARLMDPDEVIILASPQHPIKARRIKYYDDPFFKDMLARQEGKPFPYPPSVQGVGPWGGDGGDESGADEQAKPAERPPMRDRSQRREARAMSVMAMEAGRGQPVPETLEREAPVPKEWEAALDRQEDFIEELLGG, from the coding sequence ATGACCAAGACACTCCCCCTCTGGGCCGCGCTTCTTTTCGGTGTGATTTGCGGCGCCGTGATCGGCACCATTGTCGCCGCCTTCTACCTGACCCTGGCCCTGAAAACCGGGTTTCAGAGTTTCGACATGTTGGCACTCTGGAAGGCCAGCGCCGGCACGCGCGCGGCGCACCCCGAGGCCTTCAAGGTCGGGTTTGGCGCTGTCGGCTTCGGGGCCGTCGGCCTCGGCGCCCTGGCGCTGGCTTGGACCTGGAAGAAGGAGCGGGACGACTACGGCTCGGCCCACTGGCAGACCAAGGCGGAGCTTAAGAAGAACGACATGCTGCAAGCGCCGGGCAAGGGCTTTGTTTGCGGCAAGCTTGGTGCTCCGACCTCCAAGGCCGAATTCATTTCCTCGACCACGATCCCGCATGTGATGATGGTGGCGCCGACCCGCGCCGGTAAGGGTGTGGGTTTCGTGATCCCGAACCTTCTGAGCTTCGCGGGCTCGGTCGTGGTGCTCGACGTAAAGGGCGAGAACTTCGAGAAGACCGCGCGTCTCCGGGCGGTGAACGGCGATGAGGTCTATCGATTCAGCCCTTTCGACTGGGCCAATGCTACACACCGCTACAACCCGCTGTCGCGGATCGCCAAGGCGCCGACATTCGCGCAGCGCTTCACCGAGGTCTCGATCCTGGCCGATCTCTTCCTCGACAAGGACAACAAGCAGCTCGATACCTTCTCCGAGGCCGGCAAGTCGATTTTCGTTGCGGCCTGTCTGCTGGCGATCCAGCGCGGCACCCCGAACCTTGGCGAGGTGAACAAGATCGTCGCAGGGGGCGAATACAAGAACGCGCAATACAAGACCTATGCCGACGAGGCCAAAGAAGACATTCTGCGCGAGCTTTGGACCAATGCAGCCTCGGCCTCGTCGCGGCTGCTGACCTCGAACATCCAGGCCCTGATGACCGCCGGTCTCAAGCAATGGGACAACCCGGCGGTGCGCTCGGCCACGCAAGAAAGCGACTTCGATTTTTCGACCTTCCGCAAGACCCCGCAATCGCTTTACATCGCGGTGTCCGAAGATCACATCGCGACGCTGGCCCCGCTCTTGCGCCTGATGTTCGCCGATCTCATCGCCTCGATCCGCCTGAACGAGCCGGGCCCGAACGAGCCCTGGCCGGTCATGATGATGATCGACGAATTCCAGCAGATGGGGGCGATGCCCTATCTGGAACGCGCGATCCATTCGCTCGCGAGCTATGGCGGTCGCGTCGCAATGATTGCGCAGTCGCTGGCCTCACTCGACCGAATCTATGGCCCCGAAGGTCGCGAAAGCCTCGAGAACGGGGCGGGGCTGAAGCTCTACATTACCCCGCGGGATCAGCGCACCGTGAAGGAGGTCTCCGCCGCCGTCGGCAGCACGACTCGCGAGGCGGTGACCAGGATGTATGGCCGCAACAAAGGTATCCTCGGCGCGACCTCGACCTCGGCGCGGCTGGAAGAGCGGCCGCTCCTCTCCGAGACCGAGGCTCGGTTGATGGATCCCGACGAGGTCATCATCCTTGCTTCGCCCCAGCACCCGATCAAGGCACGCCGGATCAAGTATTACGACGATCCGTTCTTCAAGGACATGCTGGCCCGCCAGGAGGGCAAGCCCTTCCCCTATCCGCCGAGTGTGCAGGGCGTGGGGCCCTGGGGCGGCGACGGTGGTGATGAGTCTGGTGCAGACGAGCAGGCGAAACCAGCCGAACGCCCGCCCATGCGGGATCGGTCGCAACGCCGCGAGGCGCGGGCGATGAGCGTGATGGCGATGGAGGCCGGACGCGGGCAGCCGGTGCCCGAGACGCTCGAGCGGGAAGCGCCCGTGCCGAAGGAATGGGAGGCGGCGCTCGATCGGCAGGAGGATTTCATCGAGGAGTTGTTGGGTGGGTGA
- a CDS encoding TrbG/VirB9 family P-type conjugative transfer protein, with amino-acid sequence MKSLPALLLALALPVAALAEATPQGGPLDIRIRTAVYNENQVYRIETDLRHSTTIHFGAGERFEAVIVGDTESFQVDPIPELGNVLTIKPHVANASTNMTVITNRRTYSFHLREGSIPNRTGMFFEVRFRYPEEERRATAATQPKGLIAPRNYNYRVSGEGDFRPSHIYDDGRYTYFVFPENGRQPALFKADDQGRERTVNWTQANNTVRVLGVNTYWTLRIGDEAICAWRDESAIYVSN; translated from the coding sequence ATGAAATCCCTGCCCGCGCTCCTCCTGGCGCTTGCCCTTCCTGTTGCCGCACTCGCCGAGGCCACCCCCCAAGGCGGCCCGCTCGACATCCGCATCCGCACCGCCGTCTACAATGAAAACCAGGTCTATCGGATCGAGACCGATCTCAGGCATTCGACGACGATCCATTTCGGAGCGGGGGAGCGGTTTGAAGCGGTGATCGTCGGCGACACCGAGAGCTTCCAGGTCGATCCAATCCCCGAGCTTGGCAATGTGCTCACGATCAAACCGCATGTGGCCAATGCCTCCACCAACATGACGGTGATCACCAACCGCCGCACCTATTCCTTCCATCTGCGCGAGGGCTCGATCCCGAACCGCACCGGCATGTTCTTCGAGGTGCGCTTTCGCTACCCCGAAGAAGAACGCCGCGCGACGGCGGCTACCCAGCCAAAGGGCCTCATAGCTCCGCGCAATTACAACTACCGCGTCTCAGGTGAGGGCGACTTCCGCCCCAGCCATATCTATGACGACGGGCGGTATACGTATTTCGTCTTCCCGGAAAACGGCCGCCAGCCCGCTCTTTTTAAAGCGGATGATCAGGGCCGTGAGCGCACGGTCAACTGGACGCAGGCAAACAACACCGTCCGGGTGCTCGGGGTGAACACCTACTGGACTTTGCGCATCGGCGACGAGGCGATCTGCGCCTGGCGCGACGAGAGCGCGATCTACGTGAGCAACTGA
- a CDS encoding ABC-three component system middle component 6 — MILPTKHVRAERALIGVGAELLELLHEPMTVSRLWNEIRDRRSVASPDAPIDYNWFILALDLLYMMGAIHSKQGTVMKADQ; from the coding sequence ATGATCTTGCCGACCAAGCATGTTCGAGCAGAGCGCGCCTTGATTGGTGTAGGAGCAGAGCTGCTTGAGCTGTTACATGAGCCAATGACTGTCTCTCGTCTATGGAATGAAATCCGAGATCGGCGTTCCGTCGCGTCTCCCGATGCCCCCATTGACTATAACTGGTTCATTTTGGCCCTTGATCTGCTCTACATGATGGGTGCCATACATTCCAAACAGGGCACAGTGATGAAAGCAGACCAATGA
- a CDS encoding WGR domain-containing protein encodes MRYRLEKIIPAKRQRRFYELSVSQTLFGEWCLTREWGRIGAKGGQKMVAYLASEQDAIVALRQLKATKTRRGYATIPVQLEMFSALLR; translated from the coding sequence ATGCGGTATCGCCTCGAAAAGATCATTCCAGCAAAACGGCAGCGCCGTTTTTATGAGTTGAGCGTTTCTCAAACGCTGTTTGGAGAATGGTGTCTGACCCGCGAGTGGGGGCGGATCGGCGCGAAAGGCGGACAGAAGATGGTGGCATATCTCGCGTCAGAACAGGATGCGATTGTTGCTTTGCGGCAGCTCAAGGCGACCAAGACTCGGCGAGGCTATGCGACGATCCCTGTCCAGTTGGAAATGTTTTCCGCCCTCTTGAGGTGA
- a CDS encoding helix-turn-helix domain-containing protein, giving the protein MPRPAKNLKLEQRIEVARRFAAGESAKDLAAAFGISPRHVNRLAKEEAGEGIAVRDPSETVAFRASQSELAAFDAEWRERGFANRSQALNAVLRGRCGFLDVPRDLAAEFCAAWRQAKDVSDAGLALAKAVHRGRLEVSEADREVLIELLDLSQSMSREMGRMKDAAQALRHQEWPQKEEGQGAEGAVLEDGPRAIGSGLRLVRNG; this is encoded by the coding sequence GTGCCGAGGCCAGCGAAAAACCTGAAGCTTGAGCAGCGCATTGAAGTGGCACGGCGCTTTGCGGCGGGCGAAAGCGCGAAGGACCTGGCGGCGGCGTTTGGCATCTCTCCGCGCCACGTGAACCGGCTCGCGAAAGAGGAGGCGGGGGAGGGGATTGCGGTGCGCGATCCGAGCGAGACAGTGGCCTTCCGGGCCAGTCAGTCTGAGCTTGCAGCGTTCGATGCCGAGTGGCGCGAACGGGGTTTTGCCAACCGGTCGCAGGCACTCAATGCGGTGCTGCGCGGTCGCTGCGGTTTCCTCGATGTGCCGCGTGATCTGGCCGCGGAATTCTGCGCCGCATGGCGTCAGGCGAAGGACGTGAGTGACGCCGGACTGGCGCTCGCCAAGGCGGTGCATCGCGGACGGCTGGAGGTCTCGGAGGCGGACCGCGAGGTGCTGATCGAACTGCTCGATTTGTCGCAGTCCATGAGCCGTGAGATGGGCCGGATGAAGGATGCGGCGCAGGCGCTGCGTCATCAGGAGTGGCCGCAAAAGGAAGAAGGGCAGGGGGCGGAGGGCGCGGTTCTGGAGGATGGCCCGCGCGCGATCGGGAGCGGTCTGAGGCTGGTGCGCAATGGCTGA
- a CDS encoding ATPase, T2SS/T4P/T4SS family — MTESPASYLERYLDPFRDLLRRDDVVEIAINPDGKVWLEVAGDATMRHEGQTVDRTTALNMAQTIVGDAKARVSEKNPLVSGKVEYAGRPLRVQVAVPPAIDRGASITIRLFASGSVRDYAPAYLFGKAVSLDSLRAEKMKNIASLAEESLGAALQTLVEARLNVLVSGGTSTGKTTFARHLLTHVNEHERLITIEDAFELFPGQLNTVALLADRGAGSQRSANALLQASLRMRPDRIIVGELRGAEALTYLEAINTGHGGSVSTIHAETAELAIDRLAIMVLQAGTPLTFAEVREYIRKSIDVIVQLGRANGKRGISEFYLPD; from the coding sequence ATGACAGAAAGCCCAGCCTCATACCTCGAGCGCTATCTCGACCCGTTCCGCGACCTTCTGCGACGCGATGACGTGGTCGAGATCGCGATCAACCCGGATGGAAAGGTCTGGCTCGAGGTCGCGGGCGACGCCACCATGCGCCACGAGGGCCAGACCGTGGATCGCACCACCGCCCTCAACATGGCCCAGACCATCGTCGGCGATGCCAAGGCCCGCGTCTCAGAAAAGAACCCGCTCGTCTCCGGCAAGGTGGAATATGCAGGCCGTCCGCTTCGGGTCCAAGTTGCCGTGCCACCCGCCATCGATCGCGGCGCCTCGATCACCATCCGCCTCTTCGCTTCGGGCAGCGTCCGGGACTACGCTCCGGCATATCTCTTCGGAAAGGCCGTCTCGCTCGATTCGCTCCGCGCCGAGAAGATGAAGAACATTGCCAGTCTGGCAGAGGAGAGCCTTGGGGCGGCGCTGCAAACCCTGGTCGAGGCGCGGCTCAACGTCCTTGTCAGCGGCGGCACTTCGACCGGCAAGACCACCTTCGCAAGGCACCTACTGACCCATGTCAATGAGCACGAACGGCTGATCACCATCGAAGACGCCTTTGAGCTGTTCCCCGGCCAGCTGAACACCGTCGCGCTCCTGGCCGACCGCGGCGCTGGCTCACAACGCAGCGCCAACGCCCTCCTGCAGGCCTCCCTCCGCATGCGCCCCGACCGGATCATCGTCGGCGAGTTGCGCGGTGCCGAAGCCCTGACCTATCTCGAGGCGATCAACACCGGCCATGGCGGCTCGGTCTCCACAATCCACGCCGAAACCGCGGAACTCGCCATCGACCGGCTGGCAATTATGGTTCTGCAGGCCGGGACGCCGCTGACATTTGCCGAAGTGCGGGAATACATCCGGAAATCCATCGATGTGATCGTCCAGCTTGGGCGGGCCAACGGGAAGCGGGGGATTTCGGAGTTCTATCTGCCGGACTAG
- a CDS encoding TrbI/VirB10 family protein, producing the protein MADQTPPDLQDRLDQFSQRGKSKRRGNSLGIGALAAALALGGAGVAYFLATGLRTSDSALETSDVETFQDRRPGTGGRLEFPPDETEQRVNDALIAVEEALDVPAAPAPEPSAEVLAEIAKLREALAASQAARNSEIQSAVADLREAFDEQKAALETTLAAKETELANLQRQTETRIEGLQAMLDAERAQREGLEAELDREGLIADQRLLEERRRQEEEQRQREAERVAEELLTAQIKAPAVVYADGPRDGQSGAAVADPAAPGTQGPTISGNEQFLQSARPLEVQEAARLTHPERTLTQGSVIQAALQTAINSDLPGSVVAVVSEPVPAFSGDRILIPRGSRLFGQYRSGVEMHQKRILILWTRVLTPDGTSMEIAAVGGDQLGRSGFTGLVDTKFAERFGGAALISVIGAAPAVAAESANNETTSIVLGDVGSDLQDAVESVIADQVSIAPTIYVDQGASVTVLVDRDVVIY; encoded by the coding sequence ATGGCCGATCAAACCCCTCCCGACCTGCAAGACCGCCTCGATCAGTTCAGCCAGCGCGGCAAATCCAAACGCCGGGGCAACAGCCTCGGGATTGGCGCGCTCGCGGCCGCCCTCGCCCTTGGCGGCGCCGGGGTCGCGTATTTCCTGGCGACCGGTCTTCGGACAAGTGACAGTGCGCTTGAAACCTCCGATGTCGAGACCTTCCAGGACCGCCGCCCCGGCACCGGTGGGCGGCTGGAGTTCCCGCCCGACGAGACCGAGCAACGGGTCAATGACGCGCTGATCGCCGTCGAGGAAGCGCTCGATGTGCCTGCGGCGCCTGCCCCTGAACCGAGCGCCGAGGTGCTGGCCGAGATCGCCAAGCTGCGCGAGGCCCTCGCCGCCAGCCAGGCCGCGCGGAACTCGGAAATCCAGTCCGCCGTTGCGGACCTGCGCGAAGCTTTCGACGAACAGAAGGCGGCCCTTGAAACAACGCTCGCCGCCAAGGAAACCGAGCTGGCCAACCTCCAACGGCAGACCGAGACCCGCATCGAAGGTCTGCAGGCCATGCTCGATGCCGAGCGGGCGCAGCGCGAGGGGCTCGAGGCAGAGCTAGACCGCGAAGGGTTGATTGCCGACCAGCGTCTTCTCGAAGAACGCCGTCGCCAGGAAGAGGAGCAGCGCCAACGCGAGGCCGAACGTGTCGCCGAGGAGCTTCTGACCGCGCAGATCAAAGCCCCCGCCGTGGTCTATGCCGACGGTCCACGGGATGGCCAAAGTGGCGCGGCGGTGGCCGATCCGGCGGCCCCCGGCACCCAAGGGCCAACCATCTCGGGCAATGAGCAGTTCTTGCAGAGTGCGCGACCGCTCGAGGTGCAGGAGGCGGCCCGTCTCACACATCCCGAACGAACGTTGACCCAAGGGTCCGTGATCCAGGCCGCACTCCAGACCGCCATCAATAGCGATCTGCCCGGCTCAGTCGTCGCGGTCGTCTCCGAGCCGGTCCCGGCGTTCTCCGGGGATCGGATCCTGATCCCCCGGGGGTCCCGCCTTTTTGGCCAATACCGATCCGGCGTCGAGATGCACCAGAAGCGCATCCTGATCCTCTGGACCCGCGTCCTGACACCGGACGGCACCTCGATGGAAATCGCCGCAGTCGGCGGGGACCAGCTCGGACGTTCTGGCTTCACCGGTCTTGTCGACACCAAGTTCGCCGAGCGCTTCGGCGGGGCGGCACTGATTTCCGTGATCGGGGCGGCACCGGCCGTGGCGGCGGAGAGTGCCAACAACGAAACCACCAGCATCGTTCTGGGCGATGTCGGTAGCGACCTGCAGGACGCAGTCGAATCGGTCATTGCCGATCAGGTCTCGATCGCGCCGACCATCTATGTCGATCAGGGTGCCTCGGTCACCGTGCTCGTGGATCGGGATGTGGTGATTTATTGA
- a CDS encoding ABC-three component system protein — MDLVSEAFLALHFRTAFLEKKGTEFQDWFAKLASDAHGADFEIVRPYGNQGDWKCDGRMVSTGTVFQCYGPETPTDAKTIEKMDKDFTGALVKWPEFLKAWVFVHNHTGGQPPAVINHLDEMRAAHPDIHFEIWAESELRALHGMMSDDAKLAMYGAVPTAAIVSGLILQDLQPVIDVLEKRELDPNDPLSPPPSVLKLEKNELSVEAAGLLQLGRPKTRLVELYFRKTGPVELGEKIAEAFREKYCQLKAIGLQPDQIFSYLQEFAGVKGEPKRQAAAMAVMTYFFDRCDIFEDPEPEALSG; from the coding sequence ATGGATCTCGTCTCAGAAGCGTTTTTGGCGCTGCATTTCAGGACGGCTTTCTTGGAAAAGAAAGGGACCGAGTTTCAGGACTGGTTCGCCAAACTCGCCAGCGATGCGCATGGTGCAGACTTTGAAATCGTGCGGCCCTATGGCAATCAAGGCGACTGGAAGTGCGACGGTCGCATGGTCAGTACCGGAACTGTGTTTCAGTGTTATGGCCCCGAAACGCCAACAGACGCAAAAACCATCGAAAAGATGGACAAGGATTTTACAGGCGCGTTGGTCAAATGGCCAGAATTCTTGAAGGCTTGGGTCTTTGTTCACAACCATACAGGTGGGCAGCCGCCCGCGGTTATCAACCATTTGGATGAAATGCGCGCCGCACATCCAGACATTCATTTTGAAATCTGGGCCGAATCTGAGCTTAGAGCACTTCATGGCATGATGAGCGACGACGCAAAGCTTGCGATGTACGGTGCAGTACCGACAGCAGCCATTGTCAGTGGTTTGATCTTGCAAGATCTTCAACCCGTCATTGATGTGCTTGAAAAGCGGGAACTGGATCCAAACGATCCGCTGTCCCCGCCCCCATCAGTTTTAAAACTTGAAAAAAATGAATTATCGGTCGAGGCGGCAGGTCTCTTGCAGCTTGGTCGCCCAAAAACACGACTTGTAGAGTTGTATTTCCGCAAAACAGGCCCCGTTGAACTTGGCGAAAAGATCGCAGAAGCTTTCCGTGAAAAATACTGCCAGCTAAAGGCCATCGGCCTACAGCCAGACCAAATTTTCAGCTACCTTCAGGAATTCGCAGGCGTTAAAGGAGAACCAAAGCGGCAAGCCGCTGCTATGGCCGTGATGACCTACTTCTTTGACCGTTGCGATATTTTTGAGGACCCAGAACCGGAGGCCTTGAGCGGATGA
- a CDS encoding virB8 family protein, with product MKKLVTSSPAPDRDAFEADFIYGPRRRERFAWFVAAAGVLVGIAGMVAGASLFPLKTTETFVVVVDKETGEMDRVAAVQALTLSESDAIIQANLVAYVDDRETYDLTDGEQRINSVLDRSDGDAARTLRDLWSSTNEDYPITVYGRDAKIEVVIKSVNQIERGVAQVRFTRTLRRPRDTRTVTRSYVATVGYDFQPETRQRLQDVWANPLGFVVTSYRVDAETLEN from the coding sequence TTGAAGAAGCTTGTGACCAGTTCCCCCGCGCCCGATCGCGATGCTTTCGAGGCGGATTTCATCTACGGGCCAAGACGGCGCGAGCGTTTCGCATGGTTTGTCGCGGCCGCGGGCGTGCTGGTCGGCATCGCCGGTATGGTCGCGGGCGCGAGCCTCTTTCCGCTGAAAACGACCGAGACCTTCGTCGTCGTGGTCGACAAGGAAACCGGCGAGATGGACCGGGTCGCCGCCGTCCAGGCGCTGACCCTTTCCGAAAGCGACGCCATCATCCAGGCCAATCTCGTGGCCTATGTCGACGATCGAGAGACCTATGACCTGACCGATGGCGAGCAACGCATCAACTCGGTGCTCGACCGCTCGGATGGCGACGCCGCGCGCACGCTGCGCGATCTCTGGTCCTCTACCAACGAGGACTACCCGATCACCGTCTATGGGCGTGACGCCAAGATCGAGGTGGTGATCAAGTCGGTGAACCAGATCGAGCGCGGCGTGGCCCAGGTCCGTTTCACCCGCACGCTGCGGCGCCCCCGCGATACGCGCACCGTCACCCGGTCCTACGTCGCCACCGTTGGCTACGACTTCCAACCCGAAACCCGCCAGCGCCTTCAGGACGTCTGGGCCAACCCCTTGGGCTTCGTGGTGACCTCCTACCGCGTCGACGCCGAGACCCTGGAGAACTGA